The Rhodococcus antarcticus DNA segment GAAGACGAGCCCGAAGCCGCGGCGGTGGGTGGGCGTGCGCGCGAGGTCCGCCCCGTCGAGCAGCACGCGGCCCGACGTCAGCGGCTCGAGCCCGGCCACGGCTCGGAGCAGCGTCGACTTCCCGCAGCCGGACGGGCCGAGCAGGGCCACCACCTGCGCGTCCCCGCCGACCTCCAGGGACACCTCGTCCACCGCCGTGGTGGACCCGTACCGGACGGTGACCTGCTCCAGGCCCAGCACTAGAACTCCCCCAGCTCGCCGACGCGGACGCTCTCCACGACCGCGACGACGGCGGCGGTGGCCACCACCAGCACGGTGGCGGCGGCCAGCGCGGTGGCCGTGTTCTCCGCACCGGGCCGGGAGATGAGGGTGCCCACGAGCACCGGCAGCGTCGGCCGGTCCGGGCGGGCGAGGAACGTGGTCGCACCGAACTCCCCCAGGCTCACCACGTAGGCGAACCCGGTGGCCGCGGCGACGGCCCGCGCCACCAGCGGCAGGTCCACCTCGCGCCACACCCGCAGCGGCGAGGCCCCGAGCACGGCCGCCGCCTGGCGCAGCCGCTCGTCCACCGAGCGCAGCGCCGGCAGCAGGGTTCGGACCACGAGCGGGGTGGCCACCAGGGCCTGCGCGATCGGCACGAGCAGCGGGGAGGTGCGCAGGTCGCCGGGCAGCGAGCCCAGGGTGATGAGGAAGCCGAAGCCGACGGTCACCGCGCTCACCCCCAGCGGCAGCATGAGGGCTCCGTCGGCCAGCGAGCCCAGCCGGCCGTGGGCCCGGGCCAGCGCCACCGCGGCGAGCAGGCCCATCACCACCGAGATCACGGTGGCGTCGGTGGCCGTGCGCAGGGAGGTGCTCAGCGCGTCGAGCCCGGTGGCGCCGTTGCGGGAGACCCCGAGCCCGCGGTAGGCGTCCAGGCTCCAGCCGACCACGGAGAACGAGCGCAGCACGAGCACCAGCGGCGGCACCCCGAGCAGCCCGACGACGACCACCAGCGCCCCGACCACCCCGAACCAGGTGCGCCCGCGCGGGCGGCGGGCGGTGGAGGCCGTGGGCCGCAGCGAGAGCGCCGTCTCCCGGCGGCGCCGGGCCCGGGCGCCCACCGCCAGGGCGGCCAGCACCACCACGAGCTGCAGCAGGCTCAGCGCGGCGGCCGTGCGCAGGTCCAGGTAGTCCACGGTGCGGGTGTAGACCTCGGTCTCCAGGGTGCGGTAGCGGCTGCCACCGAGCACCAGCACCACACCGAAGCTGGTGGCGCAGAACAGGAACACCACCGACGCAGCCGAGGCCACGGCAGGGGCGAGCGCGGGCAGGGTCACCGAGGTGAAGGCGCGGAGCGGGGAGGCGCCCAGGCTGCGGGCGGCCTGCTCGGCGCGCGGGTCGAGGTGGCTCCACAGCCCGCCGACGGTCCGGGCGACCACGGCGGTGTTGAAGAAGGCGTGCGCGAGCAGGATCGCCCACACCGTCCCGTCCAGGTGCAACCACCCCAGCGGGCCGCCGTCCACGAGCAGCACCCGGAACGCGACCCCCACCACCACCGTCGGCAGCACGAACGGCACCGTCACCAGCACGCGCAGCAGGGTGCGCCCGGGCAGGTCCACCCGCGCCAGCAGCCAGGCCACGGGCATGCCGACGGCCAGGGTCAGCACCGTCGAGGCCGCGGCCTGGCCGAGGGTGAACGCGGCCAGGTGCAGCACGTCGGCCCGCCCCAGCACCCGCAGGGCCCCGACCGGGTCCCACCCGCCGGCGTCGTCGAGCAGCCCGCGACGCAGGATCGCCGCCACCGGCCAGGCGAAGAACACGGCGAGGAACACCATCGGCACCGCCCCCAGCAGGAGCGGCAGCCGGCGGCTCAGCACGGGCTGCTCACCCCTGGACGATCGTGCGCCACGTCTGCGTCCAGGCGTCCCGGTTGTCGGCGATCTGCTGCGGGTCCACCGAGAGCGGCGCGGTGGGCACGGGGGCGTAGGAGGCCCAGTCGGCGGGCAGCGGCGTCCCGGTCTGCACCGGGTAGACGTACATCTGGCCGGGCACGTCGGCCTGGACCTCGGCGCTGAGCAGGAAGTCCACCAGCGCCTTCGCCCCGGTGGGGTTCTTCGCCCCCGTCAGCACGCCGGCGTACTCGACCTGCCGGAAGCAGGTGTCCAGCAGGGCCTTGGTGGGCGGGGCGGCGCCGTCGACGCTCTCCGCGGGCGGCGAGGAGGCGTAGGAGACGACGATCGGCCTGGGACCGCCGCCGGAGGAGCCGGAGAAGTCCACGGTGTAGGCCTGGGTCCAGCCGTCGGCCACCGCGACACCGTTGCCCCGCAGCTTCGTCCAGTAGTCCTGCC contains these protein-coding regions:
- a CDS encoding ABC transporter permease — translated: MLSRRLPLLLGAVPMVFLAVFFAWPVAAILRRGLLDDAGGWDPVGALRVLGRADVLHLAAFTLGQAAASTVLTLAVGMPVAWLLARVDLPGRTLLRVLVTVPFVLPTVVVGVAFRVLLVDGGPLGWLHLDGTVWAILLAHAFFNTAVVARTVGGLWSHLDPRAEQAARSLGASPLRAFTSVTLPALAPAVASAASVVFLFCATSFGVVLVLGGSRYRTLETEVYTRTVDYLDLRTAAALSLLQLVVVLAALAVGARARRRRETALSLRPTASTARRPRGRTWFGVVGALVVVVGLLGVPPLVLVLRSFSVVGWSLDAYRGLGVSRNGATGLDALSTSLRTATDATVISVVMGLLAAVALARAHGRLGSLADGALMLPLGVSAVTVGFGFLITLGSLPGDLRTSPLLVPIAQALVATPLVVRTLLPALRSVDERLRQAAAVLGASPLRVWREVDLPLVARAVAAATGFAYVVSLGEFGATTFLARPDRPTLPVLVGTLISRPGAENTATALAAATVLVVATAAVVAVVESVRVGELGEF